Proteins from a genomic interval of Amycolatopsis sp. cg13:
- a CDS encoding lysostaphin resistance A-like protein, whose product MTTSQPGEPLSSALSPEDFVAEPTAFPPHRWGFGAFLLVEAVLLASAAFIGALAGATAPGRPLPISTVLLGTMLPTMIAAGVAVLITVVRGNGPKLDLRLEWRWADVWTGLKFGMLGLVLTSLSAYVWTQLVGSADATSAISALVDDRKMSVPAAAVMFGYLWLLGPICEEIIYRGLLWGAVERLQWRSERWGRFAAFLLSTAVFAASHLEPLRTTLLLVISIPIGLARLSTGRLAGSIVAHAVNNFLPAVAILLGALGLASF is encoded by the coding sequence GTGACCACATCACAGCCCGGTGAACCCCTCTCCAGCGCGCTCTCCCCGGAGGACTTCGTGGCCGAACCGACCGCGTTCCCGCCGCATCGCTGGGGATTCGGGGCTTTCCTGCTGGTCGAGGCCGTTCTGCTGGCGTCGGCCGCGTTCATCGGCGCGCTCGCCGGCGCGACGGCTCCGGGCAGGCCGCTGCCGATCAGCACGGTGCTGCTCGGCACGATGCTGCCCACCATGATCGCCGCCGGCGTCGCGGTGCTGATCACCGTCGTCCGCGGCAACGGCCCGAAGCTCGACTTGCGGCTCGAATGGCGCTGGGCGGACGTCTGGACCGGGCTCAAATTCGGCATGCTCGGCCTCGTGCTCACCTCGCTGAGCGCCTACGTGTGGACCCAGCTGGTCGGCTCGGCGGACGCGACGTCGGCGATCAGCGCGCTGGTCGACGACCGCAAGATGTCCGTGCCCGCCGCCGCGGTGATGTTCGGCTACCTGTGGCTGCTCGGGCCGATCTGCGAGGAGATCATCTACCGCGGCCTGCTCTGGGGCGCGGTGGAACGGCTGCAGTGGCGCAGCGAGCGGTGGGGGCGCTTCGCCGCGTTCCTGCTGTCCACCGCGGTGTTCGCGGCCAGCCACCTGGAACCGCTGCGCACCACGCTGCTGCTGGTGATCTCCATCCCGATCGGGCTCGCCCGGCTGTCCACCGGAAGGCTGGCGGGCAGCATCGTCGCGCACGCGGTCAACAACTTCCTGCCCGCGGTCGCGATCCTGCTCGGAGCGCTCGGGCTCGCGTCCTTCTGA
- a CDS encoding ABC transporter ATP-binding protein, producing the protein MTSATARRPTLAEPAGDEEEQVPFRRIAGLFRPHWRALAGLCVLLVVQAGLGVASPFLLREMLDTALPHRDALLVSLLAMGMIAAALGSGALSVRTTGLSNTIGQRVMNELRVSVYSHLQRMSLGFYTRTKTGEVLSRVFNDIGGVDNVVTGTAASIVQNGTTALAIAVAILIMDWQLALLSLVVVPLFLLFTLRLGGKQRKLARGRTRRMARLTTIVEESLSVTGVLLAKTMGNAKLMRDRFAEESREVAALERSAALAGRWQRAARSMSLTIVPALVYWAAGLELAGGAAPISLGTVVAFTSMLNRLLAPATAMQTVGQNVASAKALFGRIFEVLDLPVEIGDRPGARELVLSGGAVSMRGVSFRYDDEGPWTLRDIDLDVPAGTTTALVGSTGSGKTTLAYLVARLYEVTEGRVRVDGTDVRDVTLASLAAGVGLVSQETYLFHASVRENLRFAKPDATDEELENAAKAAHIHDTLAALPEGYDTVVGERGYRFSGGEKQRMAIARILLRNPPVLILDEATSSLDNRTERAVQAELDRLAAGRTTIAIAHRLSTVEHADQIAVLDAGRIVERGTHAELLAADGRYAALVRGETA; encoded by the coding sequence ATGACATCAGCTACTGCCCGGCGTCCGACGCTCGCCGAACCGGCAGGGGACGAGGAAGAACAGGTGCCGTTCCGCCGCATCGCGGGCCTGTTCCGGCCGCACTGGCGGGCGCTGGCTGGGCTGTGCGTGCTGCTGGTCGTGCAGGCCGGGCTGGGCGTCGCCTCGCCGTTCCTGCTGCGGGAGATGCTGGACACCGCGCTGCCGCACCGCGACGCCCTGCTGGTGAGCCTGCTGGCGATGGGGATGATCGCCGCCGCGCTCGGGTCCGGGGCGCTGAGCGTGCGGACCACCGGGCTGTCCAACACCATCGGCCAGCGGGTGATGAACGAGCTGCGGGTGTCCGTCTACAGCCATCTGCAGCGGATGTCGCTGGGCTTCTACACCCGGACCAAGACCGGCGAGGTGCTGTCGCGGGTCTTCAACGACATCGGCGGCGTGGACAACGTCGTGACCGGGACCGCCGCGTCGATCGTGCAGAACGGCACCACCGCGCTCGCGATCGCCGTGGCAATCCTGATCATGGACTGGCAGCTGGCGCTGTTGTCGCTGGTCGTCGTGCCGTTGTTCCTGCTGTTCACGTTGCGGCTCGGCGGCAAGCAGCGGAAGCTCGCCCGCGGCCGGACGCGGCGGATGGCCCGGCTGACCACGATCGTCGAGGAATCGCTGTCGGTCACCGGCGTGCTGCTGGCCAAGACGATGGGCAACGCGAAGCTCATGCGCGACCGGTTCGCCGAGGAATCGCGCGAGGTCGCGGCGCTGGAGCGCAGTGCCGCGCTGGCCGGACGGTGGCAGCGGGCGGCGCGGTCGATGAGCCTGACGATCGTCCCGGCGCTGGTCTACTGGGCGGCCGGGCTCGAACTCGCGGGCGGGGCGGCGCCGATCTCGCTGGGCACGGTCGTCGCGTTCACCAGCATGTTGAACCGGCTGCTCGCGCCTGCGACGGCGATGCAGACCGTGGGCCAGAACGTCGCGTCGGCGAAGGCGTTGTTCGGGCGGATCTTCGAGGTGCTCGACCTGCCGGTGGAGATCGGCGACCGGCCGGGCGCGCGTGAACTGGTGCTGAGCGGCGGAGCGGTTTCGATGCGCGGGGTCTCGTTCCGCTACGACGACGAGGGTCCGTGGACGTTGCGCGACATCGATCTCGACGTGCCTGCCGGAACCACGACGGCGTTGGTCGGGTCGACGGGTTCGGGGAAGACCACGCTCGCCTATCTGGTCGCTCGGTTGTACGAGGTGACCGAGGGGAGGGTGCGCGTGGACGGGACGGATGTCCGGGACGTGACGCTCGCGTCGCTGGCCGCCGGGGTCGGGCTGGTGTCGCAGGAGACGTATCTGTTCCACGCGTCGGTGCGAGAGAACCTGCGGTTCGCGAAGCCGGACGCTACCGACGAGGAGCTGGAGAACGCCGCGAAGGCCGCGCACATTCACGACACGCTCGCCGCGCTGCCGGAGGGGTACGACACCGTGGTCGGGGAACGCGGGTACCGGTTTTCCGGCGGGGAGAAGCAGCGGATGGCGATCGCGCGGATCCTGTTGCGCAATCCGCCGGTGCTGATCCTGGACGAGGCGACGAGTTCGCTGGACAACCGCACCGAGCGGGCGGTGCAGGCGGAGCTGGACCGGCTCGCCGCCGGGCGCACGACGATCGCGATCGCGCATCGGCTGTCCACTGTGGAGCATGCGGATCAGATCGCGGTGCTGGACGCGGGGCGGATCGTCGAGCGGGGGACGCACGCGGAGTTGCTGGCCGCGGACGGGAGGTATGCCGCGCTGGTGCGCGGGGAAACCGCCTAA
- a CDS encoding amidohydrolase family protein yields the protein MSPLRLSGTVLPDGEPRDLWIQDGKLSFEPVPGAETLSVGGFVVPGLVDAHCHPGLGPSGGLSVEEAADQAATDRDAGTLLIRDCGLPLDVRPLQSRADLPTIIRCGRHLALPKRYIPGFAIELDDPALLPEAVAEQARDGDGWVKLVGDWIDRGEGDLAPLWPDDVLTEAIRVAHDLGARVTAHVFGEAALPGLIGAGIDCLEHGTALSPDQLAELARRDVALVPTLINIENFPGIADKAGKYPTYAAHMRALHAGVGEMVSSAVEAGVRVFAGTDAGGMVDHGRIADEVEALHRAGMSRTQALASASWEAREWLGHPGIEHGAPADLIVYADDPREDLAALHHPTHIVLGGTVFH from the coding sequence TTGAGCCCGCTGCGCCTTTCCGGCACCGTCCTGCCCGACGGCGAACCGCGTGACCTCTGGATCCAGGACGGAAAGCTGTCGTTCGAGCCGGTTCCCGGCGCGGAAACGCTGTCCGTCGGCGGATTCGTGGTCCCGGGGCTCGTCGACGCGCACTGCCACCCGGGTCTCGGCCCGAGCGGCGGACTGTCGGTGGAGGAGGCGGCGGACCAGGCCGCGACCGACCGCGACGCGGGCACGCTGCTGATCCGCGACTGCGGTCTGCCGCTCGACGTCCGGCCGCTGCAATCGCGCGCGGACCTGCCCACGATCATCCGCTGCGGACGGCATCTGGCGCTGCCCAAGCGGTACATCCCCGGGTTCGCGATCGAACTGGACGACCCGGCGCTGCTGCCCGAAGCGGTCGCCGAACAGGCCCGCGACGGCGACGGCTGGGTCAAACTCGTCGGCGACTGGATCGACCGCGGCGAAGGCGACCTCGCCCCACTGTGGCCGGACGATGTACTCACTGAAGCCATCCGCGTCGCCCACGACCTCGGCGCCCGCGTCACCGCGCATGTGTTCGGCGAAGCCGCGTTGCCCGGCTTGATCGGCGCTGGCATCGACTGCCTCGAACACGGCACCGCGCTGTCGCCAGACCAGCTAGCCGAACTCGCGCGCCGCGACGTCGCGTTGGTGCCCACGCTCATCAACATCGAGAACTTCCCCGGCATCGCGGACAAGGCAGGCAAGTACCCGACGTACGCGGCCCACATGCGCGCGCTGCACGCAGGCGTCGGCGAGATGGTGTCCTCGGCGGTTGAAGCGGGCGTACGCGTCTTCGCGGGCACGGACGCGGGCGGCATGGTCGACCACGGCCGTATCGCCGACGAGGTCGAAGCGCTCCACCGCGCTGGGATGTCGCGTACGCAGGCACTCGCGAGCGCGTCCTGGGAAGCGCGCGAATGGCTGGGCCACCCCGGTATCGAGCACGGCGCCCCGGCGGACCTGATCGTTTACGCCGACGACCCGCGCGAGGATCTCGCCGCCCTGCACCACCCGACCCACATCGTCTTGGGCGGCACGGTCTTCCACTGA
- the trmD gene encoding tRNA (guanosine(37)-N1)-methyltransferase TrmD, translated as MRIDVVTIFPEYLDPLRAALLGRAIDRGLIEVGVHDLRDWTHDVHRAVDDAPYGGGPGMVMKPQIWGPALDDVCGEGTRLVVPTPAGKPFTQELAHSYAEEKHLVFACGRYEGIDQRVVDDAARRMPVDEVSIGDYVLVGGEAAVLVIVEAVVRLLPGVLGNARSAAEDSFSDGLLEGPSYTRPEVWRDLAVPDVLRSGNHALIDRWRRDQALERTALRRPDLLAQLPEGSLDKRDRQVLDGLDDQPG; from the coding sequence TTGCGCATCGACGTCGTCACCATTTTCCCCGAGTACCTGGATCCGCTGCGCGCCGCGCTGCTGGGCCGGGCGATCGACCGCGGCCTCATCGAGGTCGGCGTGCACGACCTGCGCGACTGGACCCACGACGTCCACCGCGCGGTCGACGACGCGCCGTACGGCGGCGGTCCCGGCATGGTCATGAAGCCGCAGATCTGGGGACCGGCGCTGGACGACGTGTGCGGGGAAGGGACCCGGCTCGTGGTCCCGACCCCGGCGGGCAAGCCGTTCACCCAGGAGCTGGCGCATTCCTACGCCGAGGAAAAGCACCTGGTGTTCGCCTGCGGCCGCTACGAGGGCATCGACCAGCGGGTGGTCGACGACGCGGCCCGCCGGATGCCGGTCGACGAGGTCTCGATCGGCGACTACGTGCTGGTCGGCGGCGAGGCCGCGGTGCTGGTGATCGTCGAGGCCGTGGTCCGGCTGCTGCCGGGCGTGCTCGGCAACGCCCGGTCGGCGGCCGAGGACTCGTTCTCCGACGGCCTGCTCGAAGGCCCCAGCTACACCCGCCCGGAGGTGTGGCGCGACCTGGCGGTGCCGGACGTGCTGCGCTCGGGCAACCACGCGCTCATCGACCGCTGGCGGCGCGACCAGGCGCTCGAACGCACGGCGCTGCGGCGGCCGGATCTGCTCGCCCAGCTGCCCGAGGGGAGCCTGGACAAGCGGGACCGGCAGGTGCTCGACGGGCTGGACGACCAGCCCGGATAG
- a CDS encoding lysostaphin resistance A-like protein, which translates to MAEDGGGKRILGAHWAFAAFFFGVAGYYLVTLLTAAAFNRHVRDDDPIEAYAGPLLLLAFLPNLILGLGPVIASLRYGSGLERDFGLRTRGRDLRIGLACGLLALVVGFVLNAAEIAVFGGDEVSDSPLTDLPDVSGGSPVWLVATALVLVIAVPLTEELLLRGALWNALAHYKIPPWVILVLTSLVFALLHGETTRTIALFGQGLVLGLARHYSGRTSASVLAHAANNLPPAVLLFIGH; encoded by the coding sequence GTGGCCGAAGACGGTGGGGGAAAGCGAATTCTGGGCGCCCATTGGGCCTTTGCCGCGTTCTTCTTCGGAGTCGCCGGCTACTACCTCGTCACCCTCCTCACCGCGGCCGCCTTCAACCGTCACGTCCGCGACGACGACCCGATCGAGGCGTACGCGGGACCGTTGCTGCTGCTGGCCTTCCTGCCGAACCTGATCCTCGGCCTGGGCCCGGTGATCGCCTCCCTGCGCTACGGCTCCGGACTCGAACGCGACTTCGGACTCCGCACGAGAGGACGCGATCTCCGCATCGGCCTGGCCTGCGGCCTGCTCGCCCTCGTCGTCGGCTTCGTGCTGAACGCCGCCGAAATCGCCGTTTTCGGCGGCGACGAGGTGTCCGACAGCCCGCTCACCGACCTGCCCGACGTGTCCGGCGGCAGCCCGGTCTGGCTCGTCGCGACCGCGCTCGTGCTGGTGATCGCCGTCCCGCTCACCGAGGAACTGCTGCTGCGCGGCGCACTTTGGAACGCACTGGCGCACTACAAGATCCCGCCGTGGGTGATCCTCGTGCTCACCTCGCTGGTGTTCGCGCTGCTGCACGGCGAAACCACGCGCACCATCGCGCTGTTCGGCCAGGGCCTCGTCCTTGGGCTCGCGCGGCATTACTCCGGCCGGACCTCGGCGAGCGTCCTCGCGCACGCGGCCAACAACCTGCCGCCCGCCGTCCTGCTCTTCATCGGGCACTGA
- the ffh gene encoding signal recognition particle protein: protein MFDTLSDRLTSALQSLSRKGRLSDADIDATAREIRIALLEADVALPVVKAFIAKIKDRAKGAEVSQALNPAQQVVKIVNEELVGILGGETRRLNLAKNPPSVIMLAGLQGAGKTTLAGKLAMWLKKQGHAPMLVACDLQRPNAVNQLQIVGERAGVTTFAPEPGNGVGDPVDVARRAIEEAKHAQYDIVVVDTAGRLGVDEELMKQAADIREAVQPDEVLFVVDAMIGQDAVTTAEAFRDGVGFTGVVLTKLDGDARGGAALSVREVTGQPILFASNGEKLEDFDTFHPDRMASRILGMGDVLTLIEQAEQHFDQEQAEQAAQKLTSGQLTLEDFLEQMLAVRKMGPIGNLLGMLPGAGQMKDQLASVDDKQLDRLQAIIRGMTPAERADPKIINGSRRLRIANGSGVTVREVNDLVNRFFEARKMMAQMAGRFGFGGGGSKNRKGKKGKKGKKGPTQPRMRGGMPGGMPMLPPGGGMPGGMPDLSQLGGMNDVPGFDPSKFKLPKDPKNN, encoded by the coding sequence GTGTTCGACACCCTCTCCGATCGGCTCACCTCGGCCCTGCAGTCGCTCTCGCGCAAGGGCCGGCTGTCCGACGCCGACATCGACGCCACCGCGCGCGAGATCCGCATCGCGCTGCTGGAAGCGGACGTCGCGCTCCCGGTGGTCAAGGCGTTCATCGCGAAGATCAAGGACCGGGCGAAGGGCGCCGAGGTCTCCCAGGCGCTGAACCCGGCGCAGCAGGTCGTCAAGATCGTCAACGAGGAGCTCGTCGGCATCCTCGGCGGCGAGACGCGGCGGCTGAACCTGGCCAAGAACCCGCCGTCGGTGATCATGCTCGCCGGTCTCCAGGGTGCTGGCAAGACGACGCTGGCGGGCAAGCTGGCGATGTGGCTGAAGAAGCAGGGCCACGCGCCGATGCTGGTCGCCTGCGACCTCCAGCGGCCGAACGCGGTCAACCAGCTGCAGATCGTCGGCGAGCGCGCGGGCGTCACCACGTTCGCGCCGGAGCCGGGCAACGGCGTCGGCGACCCGGTCGACGTCGCCCGCCGCGCGATCGAAGAGGCCAAGCACGCGCAGTACGACATCGTCGTGGTCGACACCGCGGGCCGCCTCGGTGTCGACGAAGAGCTGATGAAGCAGGCCGCGGACATCCGTGAAGCCGTGCAGCCGGACGAAGTCCTGTTCGTGGTCGACGCCATGATCGGTCAGGACGCGGTCACCACGGCCGAGGCGTTCCGCGACGGCGTCGGCTTCACCGGCGTGGTGCTCACGAAGCTCGACGGCGACGCCCGCGGTGGTGCGGCGCTGTCCGTCCGCGAGGTCACCGGCCAGCCGATCCTCTTCGCGTCCAACGGCGAAAAGCTCGAGGACTTCGACACGTTCCACCCGGACCGGATGGCCTCGCGCATCCTGGGCATGGGCGACGTGCTGACCCTCATCGAGCAGGCCGAACAGCACTTCGACCAGGAGCAGGCCGAACAGGCCGCGCAGAAGCTCACCAGCGGGCAGCTCACGCTGGAGGACTTCCTCGAGCAGATGCTCGCCGTGCGCAAGATGGGCCCGATCGGCAACCTGCTCGGCATGCTGCCCGGCGCGGGCCAGATGAAAGACCAGCTCGCCTCGGTCGACGACAAGCAGCTCGACCGGCTCCAGGCGATCATCCGCGGCATGACGCCCGCCGAGCGCGCCGACCCGAAGATCATCAACGGCTCGCGCAGGCTGCGCATCGCGAACGGCTCCGGCGTGACCGTCCGCGAGGTCAACGACCTGGTCAACCGCTTCTTCGAGGCGCGCAAGATGATGGCGCAGATGGCGGGGCGGTTCGGCTTCGGAGGCGGCGGAAGCAAGAACCGCAAGGGCAAGAAGGGGAAGAAGGGCAAAAAGGGCCCCACGCAGCCCAGGATGCGCGGCGGGATGCCCGGCGGCATGCCGATGCTTCCGCCCGGCGGCGGCATGCCCGGCGGAATGCCGGACCTGTCCCAGCTCGGCGGCATGAACGACGTGCCCGGCTTCGACCCGTCCAAGTTCAAGCTGCCGAAGGACCCGAAGAACAATTGA
- the rimM gene encoding ribosome maturation factor RimM (Essential for efficient processing of 16S rRNA): MDVVVGRIAKAHGIRGELAVDVRTDSPQQRFAIGAVVTTKLRDGSTRELTIAAAREHSGRLLVRFEQVLTRDVAETLRGALLLADTDTLPPTGDPDEFYDHELAGLSAELADGTVVGKVVEVVHSPAGELLELDHDGRSVLVPFVRAIVPVVDVAGGRVVLDPPEGLLDAD, from the coding sequence ATGGACGTCGTAGTCGGCCGCATCGCGAAAGCGCACGGCATCCGCGGCGAGCTCGCGGTCGACGTGCGCACCGATTCGCCGCAGCAGCGGTTCGCGATCGGTGCGGTCGTCACGACGAAGCTGCGCGACGGCAGCACGAGAGAACTCACCATCGCAGCCGCCCGCGAACACAGCGGGCGGCTGCTGGTGCGTTTCGAGCAGGTGCTCACCCGCGATGTCGCGGAAACCCTGCGAGGAGCCCTGCTTCTGGCGGATACGGACACGCTGCCGCCCACCGGCGACCCGGACGAGTTCTACGACCACGAGCTGGCCGGCCTGAGCGCCGAGCTGGCCGACGGGACGGTCGTCGGCAAGGTCGTCGAGGTGGTCCATTCGCCGGCCGGGGAACTGCTCGAACTCGATCACGACGGGCGCTCGGTCTTGGTACCTTTCGTCCGCGCCATCGTCCCGGTGGTGGATGTCGCTGGGGGCCGGGTCGTGCTCGATCCGCCCGAAGGCCTCCTCGACGCTGACTGA
- the rplS gene encoding 50S ribosomal protein L19: MNTLDALDAQSLRSDIPAFRPGDTLKVHVRVIEGNRERNQVFQGVVIRRHGGGVRETFTVRKVSFGVGVERTFPVHSPNVAEIEVFKRGDVRRAKLYYLRELRGKKAKIKERRENRETAAAR, translated from the coding sequence ATGAACACCCTGGACGCGCTGGACGCGCAGTCACTGCGTTCCGACATCCCGGCCTTCCGCCCCGGCGACACGCTCAAGGTGCACGTCCGCGTCATCGAGGGCAACCGCGAGCGCAACCAGGTCTTCCAGGGCGTCGTGATCCGCCGGCACGGCGGCGGCGTCCGGGAGACCTTCACCGTCCGCAAGGTCTCGTTCGGCGTCGGCGTCGAGCGCACCTTCCCGGTGCACTCGCCGAACGTGGCCGAGATCGAGGTCTTCAAGCGCGGCGACGTCCGCCGGGCGAAGCTGTACTACCTGCGCGAGCTGCGCGGCAAGAAGGCCAAGATCAAGGAGCGCCGCGAGAACCGCGAGACCGCTGCTGCCCGCTGA
- a CDS encoding RNA-binding protein, translated as MSFLADSLEHLVRGIVDNPDEVRVELLTTRRGRTLEVHVHPDDLGKVIGRGGRTATALRTVMGGIGGRGVRVDVVDTDR; from the coding sequence GTGAGCTTCCTCGCCGACTCCCTCGAGCACCTGGTGCGCGGGATCGTCGACAACCCGGACGAGGTCCGGGTCGAGCTGCTGACCACGCGTCGTGGCCGCACGCTCGAGGTGCACGTCCACCCCGACGATCTCGGCAAGGTGATCGGCCGGGGCGGGCGCACCGCGACCGCTCTGCGCACCGTGATGGGCGGCATCGGCGGCCGCGGCGTCCGCGTGGACGTCGTCGACACCGATCGCTGA
- the rpsP gene encoding 30S ribosomal protein S16, producing the protein MAVKIKLQRLGKIRAPYYRIIIADARTRRDGKAIETIGKYHPKEEPSFIEVDTERAQYWLGVGAQPTEPVQRILEITGDWQKFKGLPGAEGTLKVAEPKPSKQDLFNAALAAAGEEPSTEATTPKKKSAPKKAEAEKAEAAEGEKSE; encoded by the coding sequence GTGGCCGTCAAGATCAAGCTGCAGCGCCTCGGCAAGATCCGTGCGCCGTACTACCGCATCATCATCGCCGACGCGCGCACCCGCCGGGACGGCAAGGCCATCGAGACGATCGGCAAGTACCACCCGAAGGAAGAGCCGAGCTTCATCGAGGTCGACACCGAGCGGGCGCAGTACTGGCTGGGCGTCGGCGCGCAGCCGACCGAGCCGGTCCAGCGCATCCTCGAGATCACCGGCGACTGGCAGAAGTTCAAGGGCCTGCCGGGCGCCGAGGGCACCCTGAAGGTGGCCGAGCCGAAGCCGTCCAAGCAGGACCTGTTCAACGCGGCGCTGGCCGCGGCCGGCGAGGAGCCCTCCACCGAGGCCACCACGCCGAAGAAGAAGTCGGCCCCGAAGAAGGCCGAGGCCGAGAAGGCAGAAGCCGCTGAGGGCGAGAAGTCCGAGTGA
- a CDS encoding MarR family winged helix-turn-helix transcriptional regulator, protein METEPDADRADELATLARSVREGVGRLNWRMRFEAGPPAPGPAVLAVLSRLYRGGTHTPGELAEAERIHPQSLTRILASLAERELITRTPDPADGRRSLIDLTPAGLRELRQYSIARETWLAAALERTLSPTEQELLRLAAGLLARIADS, encoded by the coding sequence ATGGAGACCGAACCCGACGCGGACCGGGCCGATGAGCTGGCGACGCTGGCCCGGTCGGTGCGCGAGGGCGTCGGGCGGCTGAACTGGCGGATGCGCTTCGAGGCGGGCCCGCCCGCTCCGGGACCGGCCGTGCTGGCGGTGCTTTCGCGGCTGTACCGGGGCGGCACGCACACGCCGGGCGAGCTGGCCGAGGCCGAGCGGATCCATCCGCAGTCGCTGACGCGAATCCTGGCCTCGCTGGCCGAACGCGAGCTGATCACGCGCACCCCGGATCCGGCGGACGGGCGGCGGTCGCTGATCGACCTCACCCCGGCCGGGCTGCGGGAGCTGCGCCAGTACTCGATCGCGCGGGAGACGTGGCTGGCCGCGGCCCTCGAACGGACGCTGAGTCCTACTGAACAGGAGCTGCTCCGGCTCGCGGCCGGACTGCTGGCGCGGATCGCGGATTCCTGA